In Desulfobaccales bacterium, one DNA window encodes the following:
- a CDS encoding NAD-dependent epimerase/dehydratase family protein, producing MLITGGAGMIGSTIAHQAVAQGAMVSILDAMLPLYGGNMFNLQGIIEQIRFIPGDIRDLDLMRRVVPGYDYIFSLAGQVSYVDSNIDPLLDLDINCKGHLQVLEACRMENPRAKLLFASSRFVYGRIEYNPVDEGHPFNCLSIYGIHKLAGEKYYRFYQEAHGLATVSVRIANPYGPRQQMKHSKYGILNWFIRLALEGHPLTVFGEGLQRRDYIFNEDLAAGCIALIGSPGNEGQVYNLGTGTGVPLIDMAHLVAAAVPGTEVRQVEWPKDRYFVETGDYLSDITRITAASGWLPRTTLKEGIERTVAYYRQHRGQYW from the coding sequence GTGTTGATCACCGGCGGCGCCGGCATGATCGGCAGCACCATCGCCCATCAGGCCGTGGCCCAGGGGGCGATGGTGAGTATTCTGGACGCCATGTTGCCGCTGTATGGGGGCAACATGTTCAATCTCCAGGGGATTATAGAACAGATCCGGTTTATCCCCGGCGATATCCGGGACCTGGACCTCATGCGGCGGGTGGTGCCCGGCTACGATTATATTTTCAGTTTGGCGGGCCAGGTGAGTTACGTGGACAGCAACATCGACCCCCTCCTGGACCTGGATATCAATTGCAAGGGGCACCTTCAGGTGTTGGAGGCCTGCCGGATGGAGAACCCCCGGGCCAAACTGCTTTTTGCCAGTTCCCGGTTCGTCTATGGCCGCATCGAATACAATCCCGTGGATGAAGGCCATCCGTTTAATTGCTTGAGCATCTACGGCATCCACAAGCTAGCCGGCGAAAAATATTATCGCTTCTATCAAGAAGCCCATGGGCTGGCCACCGTCAGTGTGCGCATCGCCAACCCCTACGGTCCCCGGCAGCAAATGAAGCACAGCAAATACGGCATTCTCAACTGGTTCATCCGCCTGGCCCTGGAGGGGCATCCTCTCACCGTATTTGGCGAGGGGCTGCAGCGACGGGATTATATCTTTAATGAAGACTTGGCCGCAGGCTGTATTGCGCTCATAGGTAGCCCGGGAAACGAGGGGCAGGTCTACAACCTGGGCACCGGCACCGGGGTCCCGCTAATCGACATGGCCCACCTGGTGGCCGCCGCGGTGCCCGGCACCGAAGTGCGCCAGGTGGAGTGGCCCAAAGATCGATATTTCGTGGAAACCGGCGATTATCTCAGCGATATCACCCGGATCACCGCTGCCTCGGGCTGGCTGCCCCGGACCACTCTAAAAGAGGGGATCGAGCGCACCGTGGCTTATTACCGGCAACATCGGGGCCAATACTGGTAG